A single region of the Lotus japonicus ecotype B-129 chromosome 4, LjGifu_v1.2 genome encodes:
- the LOC130712334 gene encoding protein FAR1-RELATED SEQUENCE 5-like: MKASDLAGSGFEKGIRGGMDLSDEENSIQGNDEMTTDDGTQYGSDYNEEDQYSDYDQPDMNESPYSDSDSSNLSDHFYGYGDEMNSDAEEDDNADVEDINVSLPNAVQGMVKIDNLQDILGIDLKQLVPLDLMNYEFLDSEVAYLFYHWYGRVNGFAVRKSRKIHNKEGLLIQRNFVCHKEGLREDRGLTMDKRQREPRSDFRCGCTAKFRVHVDTSNGRWYAKLFTDVHNHVLEEDKMCGMIAAHRKMNESDILHMNNMSRAGVSTPHIHSTFANQTGGFQKVRFSKENMYNVQGRQRRKKKKDEPSKSDAEFAISYISGMGSKDPLLYCRHIANEDGNLDRLFWSDGISQLNYQIFGDVVAFDATYGKNRYKCPFVVFCGVNHHNKSTIFATALVSNEKIETYVWLLERFLEAMKGKAPMSVITDGDRAMKAAIKQVYPNAHHRLCAWHILDNARKHVHIPEFITKLRKCMFTEFDVSEFEDQWAAIVAKFRLEENVWVQELYERRMMWAAAHMRGRFFAGFRTTSRCEALHSQIGKFVKKRYNLTEFVQHFHRCLNYLRYKEIESDFNSSYGKIVPKTKVRDLEKSAAAQFTKGVFLKFRMVLERLGTMIVLGFEENMTCTNYIVTNYPAKDKTWHVSYHESTVQFTCSCYKMETHGLPCDHLVAVLVYLGIREMPKCLVLDRWTKSAKHGIRAAFNDDTLYWDSHNLCQYSSMVDHCHYMCNLSLVNDEEIHETRAMIAKRVQFLKLKYEFSAPPNGAVGGVGSVRLGNPTPAVRDDITRPSKAKGRRPNKCSRCKVAGHNKKSCPQGLTGGRHGVGTSHAGTSNNHPGNENLFVAGFVDYGGLSEED; the protein is encoded by the exons ATGAAAGCTTCTGATCTTGCTG GGAGTGGTTTTGAAAAGGGCATTAGAGGAGGAATGGATTTGAGTGATGAAGAAAATTCAATTCAG GGCAATGATGAAATGACAACTGATGATGGTACACAGTACGGGTCAGATTATAATGAAGAGGATCAATACTCAGATTATGACCAGCCTGATATGAATGAGTCACCATACAGTGATTCAGATTCCTCAAATTTGTCAGACCATTTCTATGGTTATGGAGATGAGATGAACAGTGATGCTGAAGAAGATGATAACGCCGATGTTGAGGACATAAATGTGTCATTGCCTAATGCTGTTCAAGGTATGGTGAAGATTGATAACTTGCAAGATATACTTGGCATTGATCTAAAACAGTTGGTTCCCCTTGACTTGATGAATTATGAGTTTCTGGATAGTGAGGTGGCTTATCTTTTCTACCACTGGTATGGACGAGTAAATGGGTTTGCCGTGAGGAAAAGCAGAAAGATTCACAACAAGGAGGGATTACTTATACAGCGCAATTTCGTTTGTCATAAAGAAGGCTTGCGTGAAGACAGGGGTTTGACTATGGATAAGCGTCAGCGTGAACCAAGGTCAGATTTCAGGTGTGGGTGCACGGCGAAATTCCGGGTACATGTGGATACTTCAAATGGTCGGTGGTATGCAAAACTGTTTACCGATGTGCATAATCATGTGTTGGAAGAGGATAAAATGTGTGGCATGATAGCAGCCCACAGGAAAATGAATGAGTCAGATATTCTGCATATGAACAACATGTCACGGGCTGGTGTAAGTACTCCTCATATCCACAGCACATTTGCCAACCAAACTGGGGGATTTCAAAAGGTTAGATTTTCGAAAGAAAATATGTACAATGTTCAAGGAAGACagaggagaaagaagaagaaggatgagCCATCGAAAAGTGATGCGGAATTTGCAATAAGTTATATTAGTGGGATGGGAAGCAAAGATCCATTACTGTATTGTCggcacattgctaatgaagatGGAAATCTTGATCGCCTTTTCTGGAGTGATGGGATAAGTCAGCTAAACTATCAAATATTTGGTGATGTTGTCGCCTTTGATGCCACGTATGGAAAGAATCGATACAAATGCCCCTTTGTTGTATTTTGTGGAGTCAATCATCACAACAAAAGCACAATTTTTGCTACTGCTCTGGTTTCGAATGAGAAGATAGAAACGTATGTGTGGTTACTTGAGAGGTTTTTAGAAGCTatgaaaggaaaagcacctatGTCTGTTATTACTGATGGTGACAGAGCAATGAAAGCGGCCATAAAGCAAGTGTATCCAAATGCCCACCATAGATTATGTGCATGGCACATCCTTGATAATGCTAGAAAACATGTGCATATACCTGAATTCATTACTAAGCTAAGGAAATGCATGTTTACGGAGTTTGATGTGTCTGAGTTTGAAGATCAATGGGCTGCGATTGTTGCAAAGTTTAGGCTTGAAGAAAATGTTTGGGTTCAGGAATTATATGAAAGGAGGATGATGTGGGCTGCCGCACACATGAGGGGTCGGTTCTTTGCTGGATTTAGGACAACATCCCGATGTGAAGCATTGCATTCTCAGATTGGTAAGTTTGTGAAAAAGCGTTATAACCTTACTGAATTTGTACAGCACTTTCATCGTTGTTTGAACTATCTGCGGTATAAGGAAATAGAGTCTGACTTTAACTCTTCGTATGGGAAAATTGTGCCGAAAACAAAAGTTAGAGACTTAGAGAAGTCTGCTGCAGCCCAGTTTACTAAGGgtgtatttttaaaattcaggaTGGTACTTGAAAGGCTTGGAACAATGATTGTGTTAGGCTTTGAGGAAAATATGACATGCACAAATTACATAGTGACAAACTATCCTGCAAAGGACAAAACTTGGCATGTGTCATATCATGAATCCACCGTTCAATTTACTTGTTCATGTTATAAGATGGAGACCCATGGGCTTCCCTGTGATCATCTAGTTGCTGTGCTGGTGTATTTGGGTATTAGGGAAATGCCCAAGTGTCTGGTGCTTGATAGGTGGACCAAATCTGCAAAGCATGGAATTCGGGCTGCATTTAATGATGACACATTGTATTGGGATTCTCACAATTTGTGTCAATACTCGTCTATGGTGGATCATTGTCACTATATGTGCAATTTATCTCTAGTAAATGATGAAGAGATTCATGAGACCCGAGCCATGATTGCTAAGCGtgttcaatttttaaaattgaagtaTGAATTTTCAGCTCCTCCTAATGGTGCTGTTGGCGGGGTGGGTTCTGTCCGGCTGGGCAACCCTACACCAGCTGTTAGAGATGATATTACACGCCCGTCAAAGGCGAAAGGCAGGCGCCCGAATAAATGTAGTCGATGTAAGGTGGCTGGACACAACAAAAAGTCATGTCCTCAAGGCCTGACTGGCGGTCGTCATGGTGTTGGCACTTCCCATGCTGGGACATCTAATAATCATCCTGGCAATGAG AATTTATTTGTTGCGGGTTTTGTTGATTATGGTGGTTTGTCAGAGGAAGATTAA